The following proteins come from a genomic window of Diceros bicornis minor isolate mBicDic1 chromosome 4, mDicBic1.mat.cur, whole genome shotgun sequence:
- the RGS4 gene encoding regulator of G-protein signaling 4 isoform X1: protein MCKGLAGLPASCLKSAKDMKHRLGFLLQKSDSCEHNSSHSKKDKVVICQRVSQEEVKKWAESLENLISHECGLAAFKAFLKSEYSEENIDFWISCEEYKKIKSPSKLSPKAKKIYNEFISVQATKEVNLDSCTREETSRNMLEPTITCFDEAQKKIFNLMEKDSYRRFLKSRFYLDLANPSSCASEKQKGAKSSADCPSLVPQCA from the exons ATGTGCAAAGGTCTTGCAGGTCTGCCGGCTTCTTGCTTGAAGAG TGCAAAAGATATGAAACATCGTCTAGGTTTCCTGCTGCAGAAGTCTGATTCCTGTGAACATAATTCTTCCCACAGCAAGAAGGACAAAGTGGTGATTTGTCAGAG GGTGAGCCAAGAGGAAGTCAAAAAATGGGCTGAATCACTGGAAAACCTGATTAGCCATGAAT GTGGGCTGGCAGCTTTCAAAGCTTTCTTGAAGTCTGAATACAGTGAGGAGAACATTGACTTCTGGATCAGCTGTGAAGAGTACAAGAAAATCAAATCCCCTTCAAAACTAAGTCCCAAGGCCAAAAAGATCTATAATGAATTCATCTCAGTCCAGGCAACCAAAGAG GTAAACCTGGATTCTTGCACCAGGGAGGAGACAAGCCGGAACATGCTGGAGCCTACGATAACCTGCTTTGATGAGGCCCAGAAGAAGATTTTCAACCTGATGGAGAAGGATTCATACCGCCGCTTCCTCAAGTCCCGATTCTATCTCGATTTGGCCAACCCTTCCAGCTGCGCGTCAGAGAAGCAGAAAGGAGCCAAGAGTTCTGCAGACTGTCCTTCCCTGGTCCCCCAGTGTGCCTAA
- the RGS4 gene encoding regulator of G-protein signaling 4 isoform X2 translates to MCKGLAGLPASCLKSAKDMKHRLGFLLQKSDSCEHNSSHSKKDKVVICQRVSQEEVKKWAESLENLISHECKPGFLHQGGDKPEHAGAYDNLL, encoded by the exons ATGTGCAAAGGTCTTGCAGGTCTGCCGGCTTCTTGCTTGAAGAG TGCAAAAGATATGAAACATCGTCTAGGTTTCCTGCTGCAGAAGTCTGATTCCTGTGAACATAATTCTTCCCACAGCAAGAAGGACAAAGTGGTGATTTGTCAGAG GGTGAGCCAAGAGGAAGTCAAAAAATGGGCTGAATCACTGGAAAACCTGATTAGCCATGAAT GTAAACCTGGATTCTTGCACCAGGGAGGAGACAAGCCGGAACATGCTGGAGCCTACGATAACCTGCTTTGA